Proteins co-encoded in one Cupriavidus nantongensis genomic window:
- a CDS encoding DMT family transporter produces the protein MQPGTIAMVLAAAVAHAVWNLASKYKRGDTLLFVWAYSCASTLLWVPIGLVLMVQDQGAIDWRLGAGVAVSAALHIAYSLTLQAGYDRAELGVVYPVARGTGPVLTMLFAIFLLGERLSVVALFGALLVVSGILVVTGNPFGSGSRRPLQGMFWGGATGATIASYTVWDSYAVTSLHLAPVSYYAGTLFLQTLILTPSALRRWHHIHAVIRADAMPILIVAVFSPLAYILVLTAMLTAPLALVAPLRESSIIIGSLFAYRLFREGHLARRIVGAVIVLTGIAAISS, from the coding sequence ATGCAGCCCGGCACCATCGCAATGGTTCTCGCCGCAGCGGTAGCCCATGCGGTGTGGAACCTGGCCTCGAAGTACAAGCGGGGAGACACTTTACTGTTCGTCTGGGCTTATAGCTGTGCTTCGACACTGCTGTGGGTCCCGATCGGCCTCGTTCTTATGGTTCAGGATCAAGGGGCGATCGATTGGCGGCTCGGGGCGGGAGTGGCCGTTTCGGCGGCATTGCACATTGCCTATTCCCTGACCTTGCAGGCTGGCTACGATCGTGCCGAACTCGGGGTGGTTTACCCGGTCGCCCGCGGCACAGGGCCGGTGCTGACGATGCTGTTTGCGATTTTTCTTCTGGGGGAGCGGCTCTCCGTCGTCGCGCTTTTCGGCGCGCTCCTCGTCGTCTCAGGCATCCTCGTCGTTACCGGCAACCCGTTTGGAAGCGGAAGCCGCCGCCCGCTCCAGGGGATGTTTTGGGGAGGTGCTACGGGGGCCACCATCGCAAGCTATACCGTCTGGGACAGCTACGCGGTCACGTCGCTGCATTTGGCGCCTGTGAGCTACTACGCTGGCACACTGTTTCTGCAAACCCTGATCCTGACTCCAAGCGCACTGCGACGATGGCATCACATTCACGCCGTTATCCGTGCGGATGCGATGCCAATACTCATCGTGGCTGTATTCTCTCCACTGGCCTACATCCTTGTGCTCACCGCCATGCTGACGGCACCGCTCGCGCTCGTCGCCCCTCTGCGTGAGTCGTCCATCATCATCGGCTCTCTTTTCGCGTACAGGCTCTTCCGTGAGGGTCATCTCGCGCGCCGCATAGTTGGAGCGGTGATCGTATTAACAGGGATCGCGGCGATTAGTTCTTGA